ACCAGAGAATGAGCAAATCAAAAATCTTAGTAGGTGACGTGGTTAAAGTTATCGCTGGTTCACACAAAGGTGAATTAGGACCAATCACTTGAATTTCAAAAGACAAAAAATGAGTTTCAGTTCAAGGAATTAACTCTTTAAAACATGTTAAACCTTCACAAACTGATTCAGAAGGTGGAATTAAAGAAGTTTCATCAAAAATTAATTTATCAAACGTAGCATTACAAGATCCTAAAAATAAAGATGGTATTTCAAAAGTTGGATACCAAATTGAAGATGGTAAAAAAATTAGAGTTGCTAAAAAATCTAATTCACCATTAAAAAAGGCAAGTAAATAAGAAAGGGACAAGAAGAAATGAAATCAAGATTAGAAACTAGATACAATGAACAAATTGCTCCTGAATTATTTAAAGAATTAGGATATAAATCAGTGATGCAAGTTCCAAAACTTACAAAAATCGTTATTAATATGGGAGTTGGAGATGCTACAACAGATCCAAAAAAATTAGATGCAGCAGTTGTTGAATTAGAACAATTAACTGGTCAAAAACCATTAGTAACAAAAGCAAAAAAATCATTAGCTGTATTTAAATTAAGAGAAGGAATGCCAATTGGTACAAAAGTAACTTTAAGAGGGAAAAAGATGTATGACTTCTTAGACCGTCTAACAAACGTTGCATTACCACGTGTGCGTGACTTTAGAGGAGTTCCAAAAACTTCATTCGATGGAT
This region of Mesoplasma melaleucae genomic DNA includes:
- the rplX gene encoding 50S ribosomal protein L24; this translates as MSKSKILVGDVVKVIAGSHKGELGPITWISKDKKWVSVQGINSLKHVKPSQTDSEGGIKEVSSKINLSNVALQDPKNKDGISKVGYQIEDGKKIRVAKKSNSPLKKASK
- the rplE gene encoding 50S ribosomal protein L5, whose protein sequence is MKSRLETRYNEQIAPELFKELGYKSVMQVPKLTKIVINMGVGDATTDPKKLDAAVVELEQLTGQKPLVTKAKKSLAVFKLREGMPIGTKVTLRGKKMYDFLDRLTNVALPRVRDFRGVPKTSFDGFGNFTLGVKEQIIFPEIDYDKVQKLRGMDITIVTTAKTNEEAYKLLEKFGMPFAK